The nucleotide sequence GCTCGCGGCCGCTAGAATCCCCACGCGAACCAGGCCGAAGGCGCAAAGGCTCACGGCCCAAGCGTTATTTGCTGCAGTTGCGCAAAAGGTGGTCACGAACTACTCCACGGGCAATCATTATGGCACCCATCGGCAGAGAAACCTGAGGTTCTGAGCGGCTTAAAAGCTCTCGACGATCTCGCCGATAGTCAGCCGCTCGACTCCCTTGACTATTGCTCAGCTACCTTCGATTTAGAGCACCGGCGAGCCGAATTTGGCAGTCAGCTCGGCAATCTCATTTTTATCTTTTGCCTTGATTGCCCTGCGAAGCTCTCTGAGGTCGTTTTGATCGGATCGTCGTCCACGACGGCTGGACTTCGGCTCGTGAACAGCTTGTCGGTCAGAACCTGGTGGATTTCGCTCGACGCTATTGCCTCAACGCTGGTCATGGGCACGGCGTGCCGCATCACCGCCGTCACCAGCCGGTCGGACCTTGTGATCGCGCCACGCATGGTGCAGGGCTGCTCCTGCGCCAAGCTGCTTGTCGCAGGTCAAGCGATCATTTTTCAAGTCTATCCCCGTGTTCACCAGCCAATCCTTCAAGCCGTGTTTGCGATGAGATCGGTCGTCGCACCCGCGACAGCGGCTTCGGCACTGCAGGACTGGTTGATCGACAGTCGGTCCTGGACGTGGACTTTCTTCAGCGCAGCTCCGGTGGCGCTGCGTCGTCATTCCTACGCGTGTCTCCCGACTGGCCACAGTGTTGCTTGGACAGAGTATCGCTAGGCAAAGAACCCGCTCGGTCGTTCCCGCTTGAGGCCTCGGCCGATCAGGAACGGGAATGACATCCCGTGAAGGCGTCTCAAGCAAAGCCAAAATATTCCGTAAGTTACTGGCCTCGGATTGTGTCCGGCCGCAATGCTACTTGCGGCTCAGTTTCCTAACCACTTCGACCGGGTCGAACCCGAGGATCTTCCCCAGCTCGATCAGCTCGACGACGTCGATCCGCCGTTGACCAGATTCCATGTGCGTCACCCAGGACTGGTAGACGCCCATCTTTTCAGCCAGGTCGACCTGTCTCAAACCTGCAGCCTTCCTGTGCTCGACCAGCATGGCGGCAAGCTTTTTCTGCAGTGGTGATGTCACCGATTTCGGCATCCCGGCCTCACGAGGGGCCAGAGACATAAAACGACTTTTCAGATACCGATAAATTCGGTATTCTACGGGATCGACCCTATGTCCTTCCCAGCGTTCTCAGTGGGAGTGCCGATCTTTCCCACCATCGTGGCTGCGGCGCCTCCTCTGGCCCACACCATGACGGGAAAGTGCAAACTTCCTCGAATCAGTATCGGGTGGCGAATGAGCAACGGCCCGTCGGTGCAGGCGATGAATTCAACGAGATCTCTGAGAGCAGAGGAATTGAATCTTGGGAATGAACTTTCAGCTGACCAAACGGCTCCAGCAGAACAGCTTGAGCCTGATTTCGCCCTTGTCCAGTTAGATACGACTTTTGCCACGCTGCTGTCAGAGATGTCCGCGTTAGAGTTCCAGCACGATGATTGTAGGGAGCCTCGAGACGAGGAGAACGTCCGTTCGGACGAGGCCAGCCGAGTGAAGAAGATGGAAGCGATCCTGGCTCGCTTGGCCCCTATTGAGCGAGCAATTATGGCTACTCCAGCGCAGACGATCGTAGGTCTTGGCATCAAGGCCCGCCACGCGGCCTACGTGGTGTCAGAGCATTGGGATGTGCCCATCGAACAAATCGAATGGGATGCCCGAGCGGTTCGGCTCCTGATTGAAGCGATTTGCAAGGTTGCTGGCGTGCGGTTACCAGTTTCTAATGACGGGACTGCTAAGACCCAAGATCTGCCCTGCTAGTCCAGACTATCTGAAGGCCACCGAGGAAAAAGTTGCACAGCTAGACAAGCGATCGGGCAGTTCATGCGCGGATCGAGATGATCTTTTGATCTGCACCACCACTTAACGCGCAGAATGTTGCCCAATCGGACATCAACGATTTCCGCTTCTCGAACAGATCACCGCGGCGATAAGCGGCCTCGACCTTGCTGTTGATCGTGTGGGCGAGTGCCATCTCGACCACCTCATTCGGATAGTTCGTGCGCTCGGCGGCCCAGTCCCGAAAGGTCGAGCGGAAGCCATGGGCGGTCAGGTCGGATCGTCCCATCCGGTCCAGCAGCGCCAGCATGGCCATGTTGCTGAGCGGATTATCGCGCTTTCCACCCGGAAACAGATACGCGCCACCCTGCTCCTTGCGTAGCTTCTCGACGATGGCGAGCGCCGCGGCCGACAACGGAACGCGGTGCTCCTTGGAGGCCTTCATGCGTCCGGCCGGCACCGTCCAGAAGTTGTCTTTGATTTCTTCGGGTCGTGCGCCGATCACCTCGCCGGTGCGCGCGGCCGTAAGGATCAAAAACTCGAGCGCGCGTGCCGCGACGCCGTCTTGCGCACGCAAGGCTGTCATGAATGCGGGCAGCTCATCATAGGGCAAGGCGGCGTGGTGTTTGACCTTACGTACCTTGGCACGCGCCGGCAGCAGCTTGTCTAGATGGCCGCGCCACCGCGCCGGATTTTCACCCTGGCGGAAGCCGCGCACAGTTGCCCAATCGAGGACGGCTTCAATCCGGCCGCGCAGCCGCGATGCCGTTTCCGGCTTCTTCGACCACAACGGCTCGATGATTTTCATCACCAGCGCGGTGTCGATGCTGTGGACCGAGAGCGAACCGACCACCGGCTCGGCATACGTCTCAAGCGTCGAGCTCCATTGCGCGGCGTGCTTGGCGTTGCGCCAGCCGGCGCTGTGAGCTGCGAGATACTGCTTGGTACACTCCTTGAAAGTCAGCGCCGCGGCGGCTTCCAGTTCAGCCTGGGCGCGCTGCGCTCGGCGGGCCTCGATCGGATCAATCCCTTCGTAGACCTGCCGTCGATACTCGGCCGCCTTCGCCCGCGCTTCGCCCAGCCCAAAGATCGAGAACGAACCAAGGCCCATTTCGCGGGAGCGGCCGCGAAGGGTGAAGCGGAAGATCCAGGATTTCGCAGGCGTGTTTTCGCCGTCGCCTGTGACCTGCAAATAGAGGCCAGCGCCGTCGGCATACATGCCGGGCTTCTTGACCTTCGTCACCTTCAGTGCCGTCAGGCGGCCTACCAGATGCGCCATCTTCGCCTCGCAGCCTTACCCACGATGCTACCCACGTCGTGCACGCGTTTACCCACGTTGTGGGGCGAATGCGCGCGGACACTTGAGGTCATCAAACGCTAAAATTGCGGCGATTTCTCAGGGGGTTGGCGGACGTCCGCGAACAGATGCGAACGCTGGGATGGCGGAGAGAGTGGGATTCGAACCCACGGTACGGTTTCCCGCACACACGCTTTCCAAGCGTGCGCCTTAAGCCACTCGGCCATCTCTCCGGCGGCCCTCTCTTGGCGGGGTCGGGGGCGTTTTGCAAGCGGGGCGGAGCCTTCCAGGCTAAATTTCCCCCAAATCGCTGATAAAAAACACCAATTGGGCGACGATGGAGGCGCGTCGGGGATGGTCGATCGGCCGGATCCGGCCGCGGCTGAACCGGCCTTCGCCCTCCCCCGACCACTGATTTGCGGCCGACCGATCCGGCGGCCCTAAAAACGGACCCTGCCATGCCACTCGCCCGCTGCCGTCCCGCCATGCTGCTGACCGTCGTCCTTAGCCTTGCCACGGCCGGCGCCGCCCGCGCCGATCAATGCACCAAGCAGGGTGTCGACGTGACCTGCGACGACGGCCGCAAGGGGATCTGGCAGGGCGACGCCATCCTGTGGCCTGATGGCACCAAGTCCAGCCTGAAGCCGCATCCGTCGGTGATCATCGGCAACAAGGCGTCGGTCGTGGTCGGCCCGGGCGTGTTCGTCGGCCAGGGCAACGGCATGGTCCCGATGGACAATCCCAGCTCGCCGAACAAGCTGCGCTGTGCCGTGCTCGAGGGCGTCTCGTACTGTCATTAAGCCGATCGCGACTGCCGGCCGGCCGTCGCGATCCGTGTCGCTCAGTGATAGCGGGCGGTCGACGACATCAAACGGCTGCCGAGGAAGCCCGCAGGCGCGGCAGGCAGAGGCTCGATCTCGGCGCCGTCCTGAGTGTCGCCGTCCTGCAGCGCTTCGAGGAAATCCGCGAACCACTGCTGGATCGAATGCCGGCGCAGCTTGGTCATCATGATCTCATAGCGCATGCGCCGCTCATTGAGCGGCATCGACAGCGCCATCGCGATGGTGCGCGCCATGCCGTCGATGTCGTGCGGATTGACCAGCAGTGCTGCATCGAGCTCGTTGGCGGCGCCGGCAAACTTCGACAGCACCAGTACGCCGGGATCGGCCGGGCTTTGGGCCGCGACATATTCCTTGGCGACGAGGTTCATGCCGTCATGCAGCGGCGTGACGACGCCGACCTGCGCGCTGCGATACAGACCCGCCAGCACGGCTTGGCCATAACCCTTGTTGAGATAGCGAATCGGCGTCCAATCGACCTCGCCATGGCGGCCATTGACCTCGCTGACGAGGCGCGCGACCTCGCTCTGCAGATTGCCATAGGCTTCGATCGATTCGCGCGACGGCGTCGCGATCTGCAGCAGCGATGCGGCGCGCAGCAGCGTCGGATGGACAGTCCACATCCGGTCGAACGCGTTGATGCGGTTGACGAGGCCCTTGGAATAGTCGAGCCGGTCGACGCCGATCGCGAGCTTCTCGCCGTGCAGGCTGCGGCGCAGCCGCGAGACGTCGGGATGCGAGGCGGCCTTCGCGGCCTGTTGTGCGAACTTATCGGCGTCGATGCCGATCGGAAACACCGCAAGCCGCGTGCGGCCATGCAGTGACCTGACGACACCCTCGCGGACCTGCAGCCCGAGATCGGTGCGCAGGCATGCGATGAAGTTGTCGCGGTCATCCTCGGTCTGGAAGCCGATGAGATCGTAGGCGAGCATCGCGGTCACGAGATCGCGGTGATTCGGCACGCTGTCGATGACGCTGCGCGCCGGCCACGGCGTGTGCAGGAAGAAGCCGATCGGGCTCTTCACTCCGAGCGTGCGCAGCTCCGCGCCGAGCGACAGGAAGTGATAGTCCTGAATCCAGAACAGCGTGTCCGGCTTCTGGAACCTCAGCAGCGCGCGCGCCACGAAGGCGTTGACTTCGCGAT is from Bradyrhizobium sp. ORS 285 and encodes:
- a CDS encoding helix-turn-helix domain-containing protein, translated to MPKSVTSPLQKKLAAMLVEHRKAAGLRQVDLAEKMGVYQSWVTHMESGQRRIDVVELIELGKILGFDPVEVVRKLSRK
- a CDS encoding trehalose-6-phosphate synthase — its product is MNLVVVSNRVARGKANEPMTGGLAAALLPVVENSGAVWVGSSGRVRDGAQMEPIAQIEQLGAGALALLDLPAAHYAGYYEGFANSALWPALHSRSDLISVSHDDYRSYREVNAFVARALLRFQKPDTLFWIQDYHFLSLGAELRTLGVKSPIGFFLHTPWPARSVIDSVPNHRDLVTAMLAYDLIGFQTEDDRDNFIACLRTDLGLQVREGVVRSLHGRTRLAVFPIGIDADKFAQQAAKAASHPDVSRLRRSLHGEKLAIGVDRLDYSKGLVNRINAFDRMWTVHPTLLRAASLLQIATPSRESIEAYGNLQSEVARLVSEVNGRHGEVDWTPIRYLNKGYGQAVLAGLYRSAQVGVVTPLHDGMNLVAKEYVAAQSPADPGVLVLSKFAGAANELDAALLVNPHDIDGMARTIAMALSMPLNERRMRYEIMMTKLRRHSIQQWFADFLEALQDGDTQDGAEIEPLPAAPAGFLGSRLMSSTARYH
- a CDS encoding site-specific integrase; translated protein: MAHLVGRLTALKVTKVKKPGMYADGAGLYLQVTGDGENTPAKSWIFRFTLRGRSREMGLGSFSIFGLGEARAKAAEYRRQVYEGIDPIEARRAQRAQAELEAAAALTFKECTKQYLAAHSAGWRNAKHAAQWSSTLETYAEPVVGSLSVHSIDTALVMKIIEPLWSKKPETASRLRGRIEAVLDWATVRGFRQGENPARWRGHLDKLLPARAKVRKVKHHAALPYDELPAFMTALRAQDGVAARALEFLILTAARTGEVIGARPEEIKDNFWTVPAGRMKASKEHRVPLSAAALAIVEKLRKEQGGAYLFPGGKRDNPLSNMAMLALLDRMGRSDLTAHGFRSTFRDWAAERTNYPNEVVEMALAHTINSKVEAAYRRGDLFEKRKSLMSDWATFCALSGGADQKIISIRA